A portion of the Eubacterium maltosivorans genome contains these proteins:
- a CDS encoding exonuclease SbcCD subunit D has translation MKILHTSDWHIGRTLNEKSLLEDQEAVLTQLLAWLDRERPDILLVAGDIYDRSVPSKEALGLVDTVLSEIILNLKIPVLLIGGNHDGRERLAMNGGILEKQGLHIAGNYLPGQEPVILNDEWGEVCFWTVPFIKPVEYRSLMKLEKTISYDEMYREITDEITERMDMSRRNVLVSHGLILGNMADIQTIDDSVRPIEIGGIEYACAEHFEAFDYVALGHLHRPQKVLWDKVRYSGSLLKYSFSEWNQKKSVTLVELGEKGALALEPVSFKPLRDLRVIHGELEGLTALEAYEAEGREDYLKVILEDQERLVNPMDKLRRVYPNVLEMAYEKREKTEAQKSSRRIKERIQDPLKLFEDFYTFVNGEAMQADEQAVITELLETTMEEEK, from the coding sequence ATGAAAATATTACACACCTCAGACTGGCATATAGGCCGGACACTTAATGAAAAAAGCCTGCTGGAGGATCAGGAGGCTGTACTCACACAGCTGCTTGCCTGGCTTGACCGGGAGCGGCCGGATATCCTTTTAGTCGCCGGCGATATCTATGACCGGTCGGTTCCTTCCAAGGAAGCTCTGGGGCTGGTGGATACAGTGCTCTCGGAAATTATTCTCAATCTGAAAATCCCTGTGCTGCTCATCGGCGGTAACCACGACGGCCGGGAGCGGCTGGCCATGAATGGCGGCATTCTTGAAAAGCAGGGCCTTCATATCGCGGGCAATTACCTGCCAGGGCAGGAACCTGTGATACTAAACGATGAATGGGGCGAGGTCTGCTTCTGGACAGTGCCTTTTATTAAGCCTGTGGAATACCGGAGCCTGATGAAGCTTGAAAAGACCATAAGCTATGATGAGATGTACCGGGAGATTACCGATGAGATCACAGAGCGGATGGATATGTCCAGACGCAACGTTTTGGTCTCTCACGGCTTGATTTTAGGCAATATGGCAGATATTCAGACCATTGATGATTCGGTCAGACCCATTGAGATCGGGGGCATTGAGTACGCCTGTGCCGAGCATTTTGAAGCCTTTGACTACGTGGCACTGGGCCATCTGCACAGGCCGCAGAAGGTGCTGTGGGATAAGGTGCGCTATTCCGGCTCTCTGCTAAAATATTCTTTTTCGGAATGGAATCAGAAAAAATCTGTGACACTGGTGGAGCTTGGTGAAAAGGGTGCTCTGGCTTTGGAACCGGTAAGCTTTAAACCGCTGCGCGACCTGCGCGTTATCCATGGGGAGCTTGAAGGGCTGACCGCTCTTGAGGCTTACGAGGCTGAGGGCAGAGAGGATTATCTGAAGGTAATTCTGGAGGATCAGGAGCGGCTGGTAAATCCCATGGACAAGCTTCGCAGGGTTTACCCGAATGTGCTGGAGATGGCTTACGAAAAACGGGAGAAAACCGAAGCACAGAAAAGCAGCCGCCGTATCAAGGAGCGGATACAGGACCCGCTGAAGCTGTTTGAGGATTTTTATACCTTTGTCAACGGCGAGGCTATGCAGGCAGATGAGCAGGCAGTGATAACGGAGCTGCTTGAAACCACTATGGAGGAAGAGAAATGA
- the rd gene encoding rubredoxin translates to MQKYVCDICGYVYDPAVGDPDNGVAPGTAFADLPEDWVCPECGVSKDEFSPEA, encoded by the coding sequence ATGCAAAAATATGTATGTGATATCTGTGGTTATGTTTATGATCCCGCTGTAGGTGATCCTGATAATGGTGTAGCTCCTGGAACAGCTTTTGCTGATCTGCCGGAAGATTGGGTTTGCCCGGAATGCGGCGTCAGCAAAGATGAATTTTCACCGGAAGCTTAA
- a CDS encoding DMT family transporter, with protein MQKIKPYLAISYTLVFWGISFISTKICLQAFSVYALIFGRFAIAAIILMLVKRKLEPEQRLLKHDLPRVLIAGLIGFTGYYVFEAVGVDLTGASMASILLSLVPIFCMLIDTIILKQRFTLIKAAAVAFSVVGVVMIVGLSEIQLNPWGCGAMILSGLGWLLYNYQAKPLYSRYTGLDITTYLSACIAGVTLPLALIFPPDFSLFTGEIIINFLFLAVLVSATANLTYMYALKSIPILTVTILVNFVPVVTIIFSALVLGETFTALQLLGAALVIASVCLTALPEKPADASKNKMKPEG; from the coding sequence ATGCAAAAAATAAAACCCTATCTGGCTATTTCCTATACTCTTGTTTTCTGGGGTATTTCTTTTATCAGCACAAAAATCTGTCTTCAGGCTTTTTCAGTATACGCTTTAATTTTCGGGCGCTTCGCCATCGCGGCGATTATTCTGATGCTGGTCAAGCGAAAGCTTGAGCCCGAACAGCGGCTTCTGAAACATGATCTTCCCCGTGTTTTAATCGCAGGCCTCATCGGCTTTACGGGCTATTATGTTTTCGAAGCTGTGGGCGTAGACCTGACCGGAGCTTCCATGGCTTCCATTTTATTGAGCCTTGTGCCGATTTTCTGCATGCTCATTGACACAATCATTTTAAAACAGCGTTTTACGCTCATAAAAGCTGCCGCCGTAGCCTTTTCCGTAGTGGGCGTTGTTATGATTGTGGGCCTTTCTGAAATTCAGCTCAATCCCTGGGGCTGTGGCGCCATGATTCTTTCGGGCCTTGGCTGGCTTTTATATAACTATCAGGCCAAGCCCCTTTACAGCCGTTATACCGGTCTGGATATCACCACCTATCTCTCGGCCTGTATTGCGGGGGTTACACTGCCACTTGCCCTTATTTTCCCGCCAGATTTCAGCCTTTTTACTGGAGAGATCATCATCAATTTTCTGTTTTTGGCAGTATTGGTCTCCGCAACGGCAAACCTCACCTATATGTATGCCCTGAAGAGCATCCCCATTCTTACTGTGACCATCCTCGTCAATTTTGTACCGGTCGTCACCATTATCTTCAGTGCGCTTGTGCTCGGCGAGACCTTCACAGCGCTTCAGCTGCTCGGCGCGGCCCTGGTTATCGCATCGGTATGTCTAACCGCGCTGCCAGAGAAACCAGCGGATGCTTCTAAAAATAAAATGAAACCTGAAGGTTGA
- a CDS encoding trimethylamine methyltransferase family protein yields the protein MTRNFYSNLFTRKEDIELIHDKSLYLLANKGILFDNEEARDILAKAGCKVDGKIVYIDKDLVEKCVALVPKTFDMYSRGMKFTTGVGQEMMVQSSLGPVNVLDNGEYRKANAEDYINFIKIHQDSDIMHLIDADIVVPNDIPTKIHTEWTTLANLKYSDKLIGGHNGTKERCEKFIKLVQDFNDDHEHCQTITLATNSAPFAWNKEMCDTIITYARMGQALVITGVGLAGMTSPPTLASTTVQNNTELLAGLVLSQLVQPGAPVIYQLSSLECDLRYSLCVCGGPETFQSFCTMRELADFYGLPCRANGCLADAKQDDYQSGAESMLICLSGYMVEPEQLYMLGGILDSYGALGYEKYMLDEQTARIVKHLLKGTTINDQTLMMDKMEKVEHKTNYIARTNKLYKADFFLPPLYNRQSIGNWEAAGSPTVQELARKAWQDRVANYELPTKLEAFQEKIIKDLIPEEFMF from the coding sequence ATGACACGTAACTTTTATTCCAATTTATTCACTCGCAAAGAGGACATTGAACTGATTCACGACAAAAGCTTGTATCTGCTCGCAAATAAGGGGATTTTATTTGATAACGAAGAAGCTCGCGATATTTTAGCAAAAGCAGGCTGTAAGGTAGACGGCAAGATTGTCTATATCGACAAAGACCTGGTTGAAAAATGTGTGGCTCTGGTTCCAAAGACCTTTGATATGTATTCAAGAGGTATGAAATTCACAACAGGCGTCGGACAGGAAATGATGGTCCAGTCTTCACTGGGTCCGGTCAATGTTCTGGATAACGGCGAATACCGTAAGGCTAACGCAGAAGATTATATCAATTTCATTAAAATTCATCAGGACAGTGATATCATGCACCTGATCGACGCCGACATCGTCGTACCAAATGATATTCCGACAAAAATCCATACTGAATGGACAACTCTGGCAAACTTAAAATATTCCGATAAATTAATCGGCGGTCACAATGGTACCAAGGAACGCTGCGAAAAATTCATCAAACTGGTTCAGGATTTCAATGATGACCACGAACACTGCCAGACCATTACTCTGGCCACTAACTCCGCACCATTTGCATGGAACAAGGAAATGTGCGATACCATCATCACTTACGCCAGAATGGGCCAGGCTCTGGTTATCACAGGCGTTGGCTTAGCCGGCATGACTTCTCCACCGACCCTGGCTTCCACCACGGTTCAGAACAACACCGAACTGCTGGCCGGTCTTGTTTTATCTCAGCTCGTTCAGCCGGGCGCACCGGTTATCTACCAGCTAAGCTCACTGGAATGTGACTTGAGATACTCCCTGTGCGTATGCGGCGGACCAGAAACCTTCCAGTCCTTCTGCACCATGCGTGAACTGGCAGACTTCTACGGACTGCCCTGCCGCGCCAACGGCTGTCTCGCAGACGCCAAACAGGATGACTACCAGAGCGGCGCTGAATCCATGCTGATCTGTCTGTCCGGCTATATGGTAGAACCTGAACAGTTATACATGCTCGGCGGCATCCTGGATTCTTACGGCGCCTTAGGCTATGAAAAATATATGCTTGACGAACAAACCGCCCGCATTGTCAAACATCTCTTAAAGGGAACCACCATCAATGACCAGACACTCATGATGGATAAAATGGAAAAAGTCGAACACAAAACCAACTACATCGCCCGTACCAACAAGCTGTACAAGGCAGATTTCTTCCTGCCGCCACTGTACAACCGTCAATCCATTGGTAACTGGGAAGCTGCCGGCAGCCCGACCGTACAGGAACTTGCACGCAAGGCTTGGCAGGACCGCGTAGCCAACTACGAACTGCCGACCAAACTCGAAGCGTTCCAGGAAAAAATAATCAAAGACTTGATTCCTGAAGAATTCATGTTCTAA